The DNA window AGCCGGTAGTTGCGCACGGCTGCGGAGAGCAGCTTCATGATCCTGCCTCCTGCATGCAGGCCGCGTGCAGCTCGCGCAGAGCGATGCGAACCACCTGCGCATCCTCGTAGTCTCCGGTTGCACGTTGGACGAGCTGCCCTGCCACGTTGGCAATCAGGGGGTCTGATGCCCGTGTGGTGAGCGCGTCGATCTCCGTCTCGGTAGGCGCAATGCGCGTCTGGTTGGTCAGTTTGAGCCTCAGAAGTCTGGCATCAAGGGATTCGAGAATTTCATCCAGGCGGGCGGATGCTTCGATGCCTATCGAGCCAGTGAGGGTCAACTTGAGCAAATCCTCGTTGGCCCGCTGCGCAAGAATTGCGGTAAGGCGGTCCTGAAACTCGCTCAATGAAGAATCATCTGAAAAATCGAAGGAGGCATCATTCCATCGAAGGCTCGCGGTAACCTTCTTGACAACCTGGGGAAGGCCGCCGCGTTCCACCTGCACCAAAAGGATATTTCCAGGGTCGTGGTCGCCGCCCTTGGCGAACCGGTCCAGTTCCGGGGTTCCTGCAAACCAGGCCTTGGCGTGCACTTTTTTTGTGCCATGCCAGTCGCCAAGCGCGAAAAAATCGATCTCGGCGTCCGGCAGTCGTGCGAGATCGATCAGGTTCCCGACTGCGCCGACCTCTTCATCGTCATCCCATTGACTTGAAAAAGCCTGGGTACTCCCATGTCCGATGACGATACGTGGCTTGCCGGGCGGCAGAGATGCATAGACTTCCGAGTTCCGCAGCCATTCGGTGGGGTCTGCGGCCACACTGCGGCGCAAGAGCGGACACGGGAGCAGAATCGCTGTGCCGCAATCATGCGGTGTGGTCTCAAGCAAAACCGTCAGATTGGGAGCCAAAGCCGCTTGCTCGCGCTTGAAGAAATCTTGATTCCACACGCTTCCGGGTCCGCCGTGGTCGTGGTTGCCTGGAATAACGAAAACCGGCAGGCCCATCTGCCCGATGGCGCTGCATGCCGCTGATACGGTCGATTTGTCCGCACTGGGGGAGTCAAACAGATCGCCTGCGACCACAACGAACTCGGCGTTAGCGTCCTTGGCGACGGCATCGATACGCTTGATCGCCTCGGTCCGTGCATGCTGGACCAGTGACCGTTTGTGCTCGTCACGGATTCCGGCAAAAGGTTTGCCGATCTGCCAATCTGCTGTGTGGAGAAACTTCATTGAGGGTGACTACTCCAGGACGATCCTCACCTTGCCGACATCCTTGCCCTTTGAAAGTTGAGACAGGAATTCCTCGAACCGCTTCTTGAGCTCATCCGGTGTTGCCGGTGAGCCACCTGTCAGAAGTGCCTCCTGAAGCGCAACCATCTTGACGGGGATCTTGATCAGGCCGGAGAGAACCTCCTTCAGGGCGCCGATGAACGCTGTGGACAACTCATCGGGCAATTCGCCGGCGGCAATGAAGTCCTCGACCAGTTTCCGAGACTTTGGCTTCAGCAGCGCGAGGTTCTGCTGCGTCACTGGGTCGGCCAGGTTCTCGAGAAGGGCCTTGCTCCAGTTTTCGACGAGGGTGTCAAGCTCGTCATCCATCTGCGCTAGAACCTTGCCGGCTGCGATGGTCTTGGGTTCGTTGATGGGCCGATAGCCGCAATGCTCGCAAACGGGACTGGATTGCAGTTCATCCTTGGTCAACGCGAAGCAGCTGCGGAGTGTGGTGGCTAACCGATTCTGAAAGCCGGTTACCTGTCCGGCCGGCATGAGATCAATGGTCGCCAGTTTCTGGAGCTTGGCGAGTCGCTCATCCTTCAACAGCGCAGCTTTCTTCTTGTCGTCGTTGACCCCCAGGCGGGCGGCTCGGTGGAGGTCCAGGTAGATCTGGACGTAGTCGCTTTGGAGCGCCTTCATAGCTTGGGTCGACTTCTGGCGGAAGCCGGAAGCGGTTCGCTTCTTTCTATCGGAGATGTCCTGAAGGAGTTTCGTGCGAGTATCCCTCATGCGCGTGACCCAGTCATGCTCCTCAGCGAGTGTCATTTCCGCCTGCGAAAGATGGGTGGCAACTCCTGCCAGTTCACCAACCAGTTCCTGAATCGATCCCAGCTCGGTCAGGGCAGCGAGTCCTTTGCTTTGCTCCTTCACCTCGTCCGCGCCGTAGCGGAAGTTCTTGAGCTTGCCGGGGGTGGTATAGACTTGAAGCGACTCAAGAAAGGTCTTGGTGGAATCAAGCAGGCCGCGGTAGTGGTCGCGCTCTGCTTCAGACAAGATGTTCTTGTTCCAGAAAGGGAAACCCGTCTGGATCTGTTGGTCCGCCAGGACCAGTTTCTCGACACGCTGCTGGACAACCTTCTGCAGTTCCTGGACCGGCTCATCCTTTCCTTGCGTGATGAGCTTAGCCATGCCTGGAGCGAGGTCCAGCAACTCGAACAAGGCCTTCAGGGCCGGCAAATTCCAGTCTTTCGGTCGTTCGACATGTTTGAAGTTGATGAGATCGTCCATTGCGGTCGATGCCATCAGTTCCAATCCGCCGGCATCAAACTTGCCGCCAGGGATCGCCAGCACGGAATGACCCGAGTAGATCAAAGCGGCGAGAAGCACGACACACCATTCAGGTTCCAACCGGTACGCATCGCCTGCCATGTACTCCACACCATAGATTTCCTGAATGATTTCCTTGCGGTTCATCACCTGCCCGTGCCCCTTCTTGGCCAACAGGTCGATGATGAACCTGGCATACCGGCTATCCTCAGGATTGAGCTTGTCGCCATCGAGCAGCTCAAGGGCATCCAACACAGCGCTGCCCTGCTTGGTTTTGCTGATGCCGGCGATCCATCGGAGGGCATCTTGGGCAGCTTGTTCGCGATTATCCTGCGTGATGAGCACGTTAAAGAAGGGATACTCCTTGGCCTGCTCCTCGAAGTGTGGGCCCAGGCAGTTGGAAGCGACGGCATTTACGAGGTCGCGCACATTGGCTCCGCCGGGCAGTTTGCCGCCCTTCAGCCAGTTCACCATCTTCTTGCGATGGCCGGCATGGCTGATTTCATAGGCCGAAGTCATGTGTTCCTGGAGCCATTTCACCAAGTCCCGTAAGTATCCGTCCGCCTTGGAGACGTAGGTCGATTTCGCGTGGCCGGTTGTCTTGCCTGCCAGGTCTGTGGAAGCAGCGAAGAATAGAAGCGCGCGGTTGAATTCCTCGTCTTTACCTTCCAAATGGATAAACAGCTCGTCATCTTTGCGTTCGTCCTTGAAGGCCGGTGGATCGAAGGGCTGGATGAAGTAAACGTAGAAATCGCGGGGCGGAACAGCGGTGGACCGTTCGTTTGGTGCCCCAAAGAACAAGTACCCTTTTCTGGATGCCTTGTGCTCAGTCCATTCGACCTCATGTTCCCAGATTCGGTATCCGGTTACATACGTCTGATCGGCGCACTCCATGACCTGCTTCAGCGCCTCGTAGTAGTAGATGTCGAGCTGGTTCTCATCCAGGCTGTCGGCCCGCTTTTCGATCAAGGCGTCGTAATCATCGATCTTCTTCAGGTCGAGGTAGTACTGGCTGTTCTCAGGATTGCTCGAAATGAATTGACCACTGACGGTCTTGTGCACTTCGCGCAGGACCGTGACGACCTGTGACAGCAGATCATCGGCGGGTTCGCCGCCGAGTCCTTCGATGCCGGGTTGGTAGAGACAGAGTTGGTCCCGAAGTTCTGTCGGACTGGTTCCGATCTTGTTGTAAATATCGCCGGTCGTAAGGCGGTGCACCGAAAGAGCATGGATGATGCGAAGCGCCATCTCTTTATATGCCGGCCGGGAGAAGGACTGCTGGACTTTGCCTTCCAGCACCTTGCTGCAGTCGATGACGGACTTGATCTCCGGTACGGACCTGAAGGACGGGTTCTCACGCAAGGACTCCCAGTATCGGTCATAGGCAATGAGCCCAGGACGGTCCGCCGGAACGGTGTCAC is part of the Opitutaceae bacterium genome and encodes:
- a CDS encoding metallophosphoesterase, producing the protein MKFLHTADWQIGKPFAGIRDEHKRSLVQHARTEAIKRIDAVAKDANAEFVVVAGDLFDSPSADKSTVSAACSAIGQMGLPVFVIPGNHDHGGPGSVWNQDFFKREQAALAPNLTVLLETTPHDCGTAILLPCPLLRRSVAADPTEWLRNSEVYASLPPGKPRIVIGHGSTQAFSSQWDDDEEVGAVGNLIDLARLPDAEIDFFALGDWHGTKKVHAKAWFAGTPELDRFAKGGDHDPGNILLVQVERGGLPQVVKKVTASLRWNDASFDFSDDSSLSEFQDRLTAILAQRANEDLLKLTLTGSIGIEASARLDEILESLDARLLRLKLTNQTRIAPTETEIDALTTRASDPLIANVAGQLVQRATGDYEDAQVVRIALRELHAACMQEAGS